The Candidatus Nanopelagicales bacterium genome contains the following window.
GCGGTAGGCGTATGGCCGCGTTTTCCAGTTGCAGTAGCCCAGAACCATGTTCCAGTCCTGGTGCATGACGTAGGCACCATCTGGACGCAGCCGCTTGAGGAAGCGCATGACGGCTTTGGTCTCGCGCTCGCTGGCCGGGCCTCGGCCAGCACCAGCCGTGCGGCGCGACCAGTTGGTTGGGAAGTTCCGGTTGAGGTCGACACCGCGTGAGTTGTATCGGCGGGTGGCGGCGTCACCGTCAGGGTTCATCGACGTGATGGTCCACAGTTGAGTAGCACCAGTCGTGCTTAGGTTGCGGCCCCGCAACTGCGCGACGATGTCGCGGCCCTTCTTCTCATTGCCGTGGATCTCGCCGATGACCAGCATCACGCGGCTGCCATTGGGGTTGCCCTGGCGGACCGCGACCATCTTGCGGCCCTTCCGGGTCTTGCCAATGACGAGCGAGCCATTGGGTCCGGTCTGGATGGGCGGCCTCGTCGGGGTCGGTTCCGGCGTTGGATCGGTAGGTGTCGGCGTTGGATCAGGTGCCGGTTCGGTCGCAGCGGTAGTCGGTGACACGGAAGCACTCGGTGCGGCCTGAACGGCAGCGGCTGATGTCGCGGCAAAGGCGATGCCTGTCGCCGGTGCGATCCCGCCAATAACGATTGCTGGGGCCAGCGTTCCGGCGATCAACAGCGATCTTTTTCGTGGCATGGACATTGACCGTAGGGCGAATTTCGTTCTGATTCCTGCTTTTCGACGATTGAACGGGTGGGCCGAATTGGCGCTAGTCCGTTCGCACTAGCCGTGCCCTAGCGTACTGAATGGGTGAGGCGAATTGGCTGCTCCATGTTGCTGGTCGCAGCCTGCGAACATCGGCCGAAGACTGGTCACGCACCCGCTTCGTGTGGTGAATCACAAAGATAGGAAGATGAAAAGGGACAGACCCGCCAATACCTCGCGAACCGTTGCGGCCGCTTTTCACAGAGGGTGAAGGCGCCGGTCGTGCGGTGCCGGCGCTTCGGCAACAACCGAACCCGTCAGTGCCGGTCGGAGGGTGGGTCAGCGTCAATCAGCGCACCGTGGGTTAGTCCATTGGGCAGTGACTCACATCACAGACAGTAGTTTCGCGGGCTAAGCCAATTGGGCGTGTCCGGACAGCCGGTGTGCAGCGGGCAGTGCCTATCCGCGCTGGTTGCGAGCGGCTCGGACGCTCTTGGGCATCGGGCCCTTGGGCGCCGACATTGGCTGCGTGGCGAGGGCGTCGAGGCGACGACGTACCTCAGTGACCTGCGCCGGTTTGAGGTTTCGCTTCTGCTTCATGACCTTGCGGTTCAACTTGCGCAACGGGATCTGACCCTCGTCGTTGCCGGACTGGATCTCGATGATCGGGATGTCCGGCACAAAGCGAGCGGTCTTCTTCCGCTCGTTGTTCAGCACTTGCTGCGCGCGGTGGGACGGGCCCTCGGACACCAACATGACACCGGGACGACCCACGACCCGGTGAACCACGTCTTGGTTCTTGGTGATGGCTACCGCGGGGGTGACGAACCAACCCTTCTTCAGCGACTTGAGCACCGCTGCTGCCGCACCTGGTTGACCCTCGATCTGCGCATAGGCCGAGCGCTCCGCCCGCCGTCCGAACACGATGGTGACGGCCAGCGCGCCCAGTGAGACGCCGATCGCAATGAAGTAGAAGACCATGCCGAGCAACACGCCAGCGATGGCGAAGACCGCGACGATCCCGACGAAGATGCCAGCCAGGATCCAGCCGATCCTCGGATCGTTGCGTTTGGTGAGTTTGTAGGTCTCGCGGATTTGCCCGAGACGCCCGGGCTTGCCGTCCTTACGTGCCATGGGCCAAGGGTAAGCCATCTGCGTGCGTGGTCTGGGCGAGCGCCTGCGAATACAGCCGCCCCGCCCGGTAGGACGAACGAACCAGTGGGCCAC
Protein-coding sequences here:
- a CDS encoding DUF4191 domain-containing protein, with translation MARKDGKPGRLGQIRETYKLTKRNDPRIGWILAGIFVGIVAVFAIAGVLLGMVFYFIAIGVSLGALAVTIVFGRRAERSAYAQIEGQPGAAAAVLKSLKKGWFVTPAVAITKNQDVVHRVVGRPGVMLVSEGPSHRAQQVLNNERKKTARFVPDIPIIEIQSGNDEGQIPLRKLNRKVMKQKRNLKPAQVTEVRRRLDALATQPMSAPKGPMPKSVRAARNQRG
- a CDS encoding DUF2817 domain-containing protein; protein product: MPRKRSLLIAGTLAPAIVIGGIAPATGIAFAATSAAAVQAAPSASVSPTTAATEPAPDPTPTPTDPTPEPTPTRPPIQTGPNGSLVIGKTRKGRKMVAVRQGNPNGSRVMLVIGEIHGNEKKGRDIVAQLRGRNLSTTGATQLWTITSMNPDGDAATRRYNSRGVDLNRNFPTNWSRRTAGAGRGPASERETKAVMRFLKRLRPDGAYVMHQDWNMVLGYCNWKTRPYAYRFAKLTGLGLERCNRAYTGTMGSWFNSKLPGWMLTVELPNSRRITRSKTTRYTNAVLTHLRELQNLDRRAPALQNIKRLPRR